The region CAAGGACCCTCAGCAGATCATCAGTCAGTACGGCTTTGATGCGGGGCCACCGGAAACCCTGAAAATCGATTTCGATCCGTCCTCCACCGAACAGGCCTTGCGGCGTGCCGGACTTGCGTTGTGGGGCGCCAATCGGCCGTCGATGCTTGGCTGGTGGCTAAGCGATTCCACTGAAGGCTCAAGCCTGGTGGGCGATGGTCAAGCCAGCGCTGCACCGCTGCGTCGCGCCGCTCAGCATCGCGGTCTGGCGCTGCGCCTGCCGTTGGGCGACTTGAGCGAGCAACTGGTGGCGACGGCACCGAATCTTGAAGGCAATGATCCTGCGCCTCTGCGTGTCGCTTCAGAGCGTTACGGCGCCGATGCCTTGTTGGCGGTTCATGCCCGTGAAGAGGGCGGGCAATGGCAAGCCAAGTGGCACCTGTGGCTCGGCGACCAAAAAGAAGCCGGGAGTGTGCAGGGCGCCAGTCAGGCCGCCGTAGTCGATGCCGTTATGTTGGCGGTCAGTGAGCGCCTGGCGCCCCGTTTCGTCGTGAAAGCCGGTGCTTCGAGTGAGCAGTTGCTGGAAGTGCAAGGCATGAACCTTGAGCATTACGCGGCACTCGGGCATTTACTTGAGCCTTTCGGTGCGCGTTTGGTCAGCGTCGATGGCGAGCGCATTGTTTATCGGGTCAATGGCAGTCCCGAGCAGTTGAAGTCGCAGTTATCGCTGGCGAAGTTGCAGCAGGTTCCGGCGGGCGAGCTAACGGCTCCGGGCGTTTCCGGCCCTGTTGCGATCGATGGTTCATCCCCGGCCACAGCGCCGGCCGCACAACTGCGGTTCCGTTGGTAAGTTTTTCTTTCCTTATATAAATGCAGGAGTGGTTCATGGTCGATATGCGGCGTTGGTTCTGGTTGGGTGGCGTGGTGCTGCTCTGCGGGTTTGTGTGGCTGCTGCATCCGATCCTGACACCGTTTCTGGTGGCGCTGCTGTTGGCCTATCTGTTCGATCCTTTGGTGGATCGCCTGGAAAAGCTTGGCCTGTCGAGGACGTGGGGCGTGGTGTCGGTGTTTGCGTTGTTCACCCTGATCGTCACGACGCTGATGCTGGTGTTGGTGCCGTTGCTCGCCAAGCAGCTGTTTCGTCTCTACGAGCTGGCACCGCAGATGCTCGATTGGTTGCAACACACGGCCGTGCCGTGGGCGCAGTCGAAACTGGGTCTGGCGGATGGTTTCTGGAAGTTCGACAAGGTCAAGGCGGCGATCAGCGAACACATGGGGCAGACCACCGATATCGTCGGCGTGGTCCTGAGCCAGGCGACCGCTTCCAGTCTCGCGTTGATTGGCTGGCTGGCGAACCTGGTGCTGATTCCAGTGGTGAGTTTCTATCTGCTGCGCGACTGGGATCTGATGATGGCGAAGATTCGCAGCCTGTTACCGCGAGACCGGGAGGAGCGCATTGTCGCCCTGGCCGGTGAATGCCATGAAGTGCTCGGGGCGTTTGTGCGCGGTCAGTTGCTGGTGATGCTGGCGCTGGGTGTGATCTACGCGGCAGGCTTGATGATTGTCGGGCTGGAGTTGGGGCTGTTGATCGGCCTGATCGCCGGTTTGGCGGCGATTGTGCCGTATATGGGGTTTGTGATCGGAATTGGCGCGGCGTTGATTGCCGGTCTGTTCCAGTTCGGTGGCGACCTGTATCCCATGATCGGCATCGTCGCGGTGTTTATGGTCGGGCAGGCGCTTGAAGGCATGGTGTTGACCCCGTTGCTGGTGGGGGACCGAATCGGCCTGCATCCGGTGGCGGTGATCTTCGCGATTCTGGCTGGCGGTGAGTTGTTTGGTTTTACCGGTGTATTACTGGCCTTGCCCGTGGCAGCGGTGATCATGGTGCTGGTGCGTCATATGCATGATTTGTATAAAGATTCAGATATTTACAGCGGCGTCGACGATCCAGAGCTATAGGGCTTGTTGAGCGCTCGTCGCGGGCCACCCGGTTCACTGCCGGGTTGGCCTCTTTCCGTCCGGCGGTGATCACCGCGTGTGCCAAAGAAACTGTCATAAAAGCAGTGCGCTAACGCAAACCTTTGATTTTGCTTGTGGTCTGTCGCATTGTGCGGGCTGCCTCACGGGTATAAACTTCGCAAACTTTACACAGAGGCCACTAATGGTTCCTTTGGAACTGTTCAGTCAGCATGAAACCGATTCAGCTGCCCCTAGGTGTTCGTCTGCGTGACGACGCCACCTTTATCAATTACTACCCAGGCGCCAACGCGGCTGCACTCGGCTATGTCGAGCGGCTTTGCGAAGCTGATGCTGGGTGGACTGAAAGCCTGATTTACCTTTGGGGTAAGGACGGAGTAGGGCGCACGCATCTGTTGCAGGCGGCCTGCCTGCGCTTTGAGCAAATGGGGGAGCCAGCGGTGTATTTGCCACTGGCTGAATTGTTGGATCGCGGCATTGGAATCCTCGACAACCTCGAACAATACGAACTGGTCTGCCTTGATGATTTGCAGGCGGTTGCCGGGCGAGCGGATTGGGAAGAGGCGTTGTTCCATCTGTTTAATCGCTTGCGTGACAGCGGTCGGCGTTTGCTGATTGCCGCATCGACTTCGCCTCGCGAATTGCCGGTCAAGCTGGCGGACTTGAAATCGCGCCTGACCCTGGCGCTGATTTTCCAGATGCGCCCCTTGTCTGACGAAGACAAATTACGAGCCTTGCAGTTGCGCGCTTCTCGGCGTGGTCTGCATCTGACCGATGAAGTCGGGCATTTTATTTTGACCCGGGGCACCCGCAGCATGAGTGCGCTTTTCGAGCTGCTTGAGCGTCTCGATCAGGCCTCCCTTCAAGCTCAGCGCAAGCTGACGATCCCTTTCCTGAAAGAAACCCTGGGCTGGTAAAGACCCTTTTAAAACGGGCTCTGTAGCGGGTTTGGCATATTTCAGGCGCCAAGAAATACGCTTTCCTACGGGGGCGTAGGCTGCGCAAATGTTTTAAAAGGGCTTAAGCGCTTAGATGTAAACGAGAAACCGATAAGTCACATAAAGATCGATTGAATTTGCAAATCAGGTCGATAGCGGGCATAGTCTCGGCTTCTTTACAACTCTCAGCCACGGTCGTGCCCATGCTAAATCGCTTCGCACCCCTCGTGCCTCTCGCACTCGTCACCCTGTTGTTTGGTTGCGCTGCTCACTCTCCAGTGTCCCAGCAAGAGCAGCAACAGCAGGTTAAAAACTCTGCTACCGCCCAGTCTTCCGTTATTTACCAGGAAGAAATGGCCACCGAAAAAGAACTGGCAAGCTTCGCCGATGGCAAGTCTTACCAGCTTCCGGTTCTGGCCGACAGCATCCTTGAACGAGGCATGTCCCTGATCGGTACCCGTTACCGTTTCGGCGGCACCTCTGAAGCTGGCTTCGACTGCAGCGGCTTCATCGGTTACCTGTTCCGCGAAGAGGCGGGCATGAACCTGCCGCGCTCCACCCGCGAAATGATCAACGTGGATGCGCCACTGGTTGCTCGCAACAAGCTCAAGCCAGGTGATTTGCTGTTCTTCGCCACGAATGGCCGTCGCGGTCGCGTCAGCCACGCCGGTATCTACCTCGGTGATGACCAATTCATCCACTCCAGCAGCCGCAAAAGCGGTGGTGTGCGGGTTGATAGCCTAGGCGACAGTTACTGGAGCAAAACCTTCATCGAAGCTAAGCGCGCACTCGCGATGGCGCCCACCGTCGTCACTGCTCGCAAGTAATCGGCCGAATTGTCGTCAGATATTGACGACAAAAGCCCTCTTGGCAAGCGAGTAGGCGGATAGTTTGTAAGGTGAACTTAAAGTCTTACTTGAAGTTTGGCTCATAGGCGCTAGAATCCTGATCTATTATTGATGGCAAACCGCCTGCGCTCTGCGCCGGCGGTTTTGTTTTCTGCCTTCCCGGCAGAAAAAGCCGCAGCCAGATCAGGGTGTTCTGCTTATGACGATGTCGGCCCGCCTCACACTTATGCTCTTGGCAGCGCTGCTCAGCGGCTGTGCCAGCCGAACGCCTCCTCCTGCGCCAGTGGTTCGTGCCCCGCTTGTTTTCGGCTCCTCGCAAGCATTCTCGCCTGAGGCAGAAGACGTGTTGTTTCGCGCCTTGGGTCTCGTGGGTACGCCTTATCGCTGGGGCGGCAACACGCCAGACTCCGGTTTTGATTGCAGTGGGCTGATCGGCTATGTGTACCGCGACGTCGCAGGCATTTCCCTGCCGCGCTCCACCCGCGAGATGATCGTCATGCAGGCGCCGAATGTGGGCAAAGAAGGCCTGCAAACCGGTGATCTGATCTTCTTCGCCACCAATGGTGGTTCTCAGGTCAGTCACGCGGGCATCTACGTCGGCGAAGGGCGCTTCGTCCATGCGCCTGCCACCGGTGGCACGGTGAAGCTCGATAGCCTGTCCAAAGCCTACTGGCAGAAGGCATATCTGAGTGCCAAACGCGTTTTGCAGCCTGAGCATCTGGCACGTAACCCCTAGTCGAGAGTTGCCATGACCGCTCGCACGCTCAACCTCGATGATGCCCTGTATCGCTACGTACTCGACGTCTCCCTCAGGGAAACGCCGTTGCTCAAGCGTTTGCGCGATGAAACTCAGGCGTTGCCCATGGCGCGCTGGCAGGTGGCACCGGAGCAGGGGCAGTTTCTTGCGCTGTTGGTCAAACTCACGGGCGCCAGGCGTTTGCTGGAAGTCGGTACCTTCACCGGTTACAGCGCCCTGTGCATGGCGGCAGCGTTGCCCGATGACGGCTCGCTGATCTGTTGCGATATTGCGGGTGACTACAACGCCATCGCGCTTCGTTACTGGCAGGAGGCCGGGCTTGACGGGCGAATTGAGCTGCGCCTGGCGCCTGCTCTGGACACCTTGGCCACGCTTGAGACGCTCGGTTCGTTCGACCTGATTTTCATTGACGCTGACAAGGCTAACTACCCGTGCTACTTGGAGCATGCGTTGCGTTTGCTACGTGTCGGCGGCCTCGCGGTGTTCGATAACACGCTGTGGAGCGGGAGAGTGCTTGAGACTCATCCGGACAGCGCAGACACCCGAGCCATCCAGGCGCTCAACCTCGCCTTGAAGGATGACGCACGAGTCGATCTGTCGTTATTACCGTTGGGGGATGGGTTGACCCTGTGTCGCAAGCGCTGACGCCAATTAATGTGGGAGCGAGCCCGCCCCCACATTTGCCACGTATTGGCAGTCAGCGTGTTATTTAGCGGCCGAAACCCGCCACACCTTATTCCCCACGTCGTCCGCCACCAGTAAGTCCCCCTGCTGATCGATCACCACGCCCACCGGCCGGCCCATGGCATTTTCGTCTTTGTCGAGGAAGCCGGTCAGTACATCCATCGGCTGCCCGTTGGGTTTGCCGGCCGCGAACGGTACGAAAATCACCTTGTAGCCACTGTGTGGTTTGCGGTTCCAGGAGCCGTGCTGACCGATGAAAGCGCCGTTGGTAAACGGCGCTGGCAGTTTGCTGCCTTGGGCGAAGGTCAAACCCAGCGAGGCCGTGTGAGGGCCAACCGCGTAATCCGGCGCAATGGCTTTTGCAACCAGGTCCAGGTTCTGTGGCGTGACGCGCACGTCGACATGTTGGCCGTAGTAGCTGAACGGCCAGCCATAGAACGCGCCGTCCTTGACTGAGGTGATGTAGTCCGGCACCAGGTCACTGCCGATTTCGTCGCGCTCGTTGACGGCGGTCCAGAGCGCACCGCTGGTCGGTTCCCAGCTCATGCCGTTGGGGTTGCGAAGGCCGGAGGCAAAAATCCGGTGCTTGCCGGTGGCGCGGTCCACCTCCCAAATGGCAGCGCGACCTTCTTCGGCGGCCAGACCGTTTTCGCCAACATTGCTGTTGGAGCCGACGGTGACGTACAGCTTGCTGCCGTCCTTGCTGGCGATGACGTTTTTAGTCCAGTGATGGTTTATCGTGCCGCCCGGCAAATCGACGACTTTGGTCGGCTGCGCAGTGATGGATGTTTCGCCGTCCTTGTAAGGAAAGCGGAGCAACTTGTCGGAGTCGGCGACGTAAAGATCGTTGCCGACCAATGCCATGCCGAATGGCGAGTTGAGATTTTCCAGGAATACGGTGCGCGTTTCGGCGACGCCGTCGTGGTCTTTGTCGCGCAACAGCGTAATACGATTCGCGCTTGGGACGCCGGCACCGGCGCGGCCCATGACTTTCTTCATGACCCAGCCGCGGATGCCAGTGGCGTCATCAGGTTTGGGCGGGGCGTTGGTTTCAGCCACCAGTACGTCGCCATTGGGCAATACGTATAGCCAGCGCGGGTGATCCAGGTTTTCGGCAAAGGCAGCGACCTTCATGCCCTGGGCAGCTTTGGGAGTCACACCATTCGCCCAGCCGACCGCCGGGGCGATGTTCACCGTCGGAATCAGGGTCTTGTTCGGTTCCGGCAGCGTGGGCGACGGTCCGGTGCCGTCCGAGACTTGCAGGCGGGAGGACTCACCGCAGGCGGCGAGCCCTCCGGCGAGGGCGATGACGAAAACGAACTGAGGCTTGAGCATGCTGATCTTCTTCCCTATGAATGCAGTGTCCTATTCATAGAGAAGCGTAGACGTTCGATGGTTCAACCCATTAGCCACGCGCTTCCTTGAACAGTACGGCGATGCCGGGGTGATAGTGACCTGCTTCGTTGCGCAATTTGCGGTAGGCGTAGGGGAAATACCAGGCCACGGCGCAGGTATGTTCTTTTTGCAGGTCGTCGACCATGTCCTGGAGTTCTTCCGGAGTGGCACTGTGCTGGCTCTTGTGGGGTGCAACGAACAGGCAGCCGAGCTTCAGGTCGCTGGCGTGGCTGATACGCTTGGCGTCACTGGCAATGTCCTGAAGGGCTTGCTTGAGGTTCAGGTTGTTGACTCGGGGCCAGCGCTGGGTGGTCTGGAGCCAGGCACGTTCTTCATGGGTAGCGATCAACAGGTCGGTGCGCGCGTTGCGTTCGCCGTCTTCGGTCTGTTTACGGGTCGGGGCCTGTTGCAGTGTGACCATTTCGGCCATCCAGGCCGCCGCCGATAGCAAGCCGAGATTGGCTTTTTCGTCGTGCCAATACGGTGTGTCTGCATCGCCGCGTATGGCGTTGTAGCGGTCGATACAGTCAATCCAGCGTTCCAGCAGTGGACGCAAGAATTCCAGCTTTGGATTGCTGATGATCATGCCTTGCATGGGACTCGTCCTTGTTATTGTGGTGTCGATGTGTGGCTCTTTGATATCACTGCGCTCAGTGTGGCACAAGATTGGCGCCAGTAAATTGATCGACAGCAGTTATTCGCCCAGCGGCGTCCCGTCTTCAATTGACGCTCCACCCCCAACCCTCTAACCTTCGCGGCTTGTTTCAGGTGCTCTGTGGCTGCGGTCGACAGGGTGAAACAGGGAAGCCGGTGAGTGAGTTATGTCTGTCTATGAAAAACCACGATCCCGGCGCTGCCCCCGCAACGGTAAATGAGTGAAGGCTGTGCCTTGAGCCACTGTGCCGTTTGTCG is a window of Pseudomonas sp. DC1.2 DNA encoding:
- a CDS encoding class I SAM-dependent methyltransferase, which codes for MTARTLNLDDALYRYVLDVSLRETPLLKRLRDETQALPMARWQVAPEQGQFLALLVKLTGARRLLEVGTFTGYSALCMAAALPDDGSLICCDIAGDYNAIALRYWQEAGLDGRIELRLAPALDTLATLETLGSFDLIFIDADKANYPCYLEHALRLLRVGGLAVFDNTLWSGRVLETHPDSADTRAIQALNLALKDDARVDLSLLPLGDGLTLCRKR
- a CDS encoding C40 family peptidase, producing the protein MLNRFAPLVPLALVTLLFGCAAHSPVSQQEQQQQVKNSATAQSSVIYQEEMATEKELASFADGKSYQLPVLADSILERGMSLIGTRYRFGGTSEAGFDCSGFIGYLFREEAGMNLPRSTREMINVDAPLVARNKLKPGDLLFFATNGRRGRVSHAGIYLGDDQFIHSSSRKSGGVRVDSLGDSYWSKTFIEAKRALAMAPTVVTARK
- a CDS encoding DUF2066 domain-containing protein, with product MRFCKIFCAGCLSLISLASHAETVKNLYQVSQPVSGQTQEVRDQATQQALDTLVLRLTGDPKSLQNPGLAVIRKDPQQIISQYGFDAGPPETLKIDFDPSSTEQALRRAGLALWGANRPSMLGWWLSDSTEGSSLVGDGQASAAPLRRAAQHRGLALRLPLGDLSEQLVATAPNLEGNDPAPLRVASERYGADALLAVHAREEGGQWQAKWHLWLGDQKEAGSVQGASQAAVVDAVMLAVSERLAPRFVVKAGASSEQLLEVQGMNLEHYAALGHLLEPFGARLVSVDGERIVYRVNGSPEQLKSQLSLAKLQQVPAGELTAPGVSGPVAIDGSSPATAPAAQLRFRW
- a CDS encoding sorbosone dehydrogenase family protein, with the protein product MLKPQFVFVIALAGGLAACGESSRLQVSDGTGPSPTLPEPNKTLIPTVNIAPAVGWANGVTPKAAQGMKVAAFAENLDHPRWLYVLPNGDVLVAETNAPPKPDDATGIRGWVMKKVMGRAGAGVPSANRITLLRDKDHDGVAETRTVFLENLNSPFGMALVGNDLYVADSDKLLRFPYKDGETSITAQPTKVVDLPGGTINHHWTKNVIASKDGSKLYVTVGSNSNVGENGLAAEEGRAAIWEVDRATGKHRIFASGLRNPNGMSWEPTSGALWTAVNERDEIGSDLVPDYITSVKDGAFYGWPFSYYGQHVDVRVTPQNLDLVAKAIAPDYAVGPHTASLGLTFAQGSKLPAPFTNGAFIGQHGSWNRKPHSGYKVIFVPFAAGKPNGQPMDVLTGFLDKDENAMGRPVGVVIDQQGDLLVADDVGNKVWRVSAAK
- a CDS encoding C40 family peptidase: MTMSARLTLMLLAALLSGCASRTPPPAPVVRAPLVFGSSQAFSPEAEDVLFRALGLVGTPYRWGGNTPDSGFDCSGLIGYVYRDVAGISLPRSTREMIVMQAPNVGKEGLQTGDLIFFATNGGSQVSHAGIYVGEGRFVHAPATGGTVKLDSLSKAYWQKAYLSAKRVLQPEHLARNP
- a CDS encoding AI-2E family transporter, encoding MVDMRRWFWLGGVVLLCGFVWLLHPILTPFLVALLLAYLFDPLVDRLEKLGLSRTWGVVSVFALFTLIVTTLMLVLVPLLAKQLFRLYELAPQMLDWLQHTAVPWAQSKLGLADGFWKFDKVKAAISEHMGQTTDIVGVVLSQATASSLALIGWLANLVLIPVVSFYLLRDWDLMMAKIRSLLPRDREERIVALAGECHEVLGAFVRGQLLVMLALGVIYAAGLMIVGLELGLLIGLIAGLAAIVPYMGFVIGIGAALIAGLFQFGGDLYPMIGIVAVFMVGQALEGMVLTPLLVGDRIGLHPVAVIFAILAGGELFGFTGVLLALPVAAVIMVLVRHMHDLYKDSDIYSGVDDPEL
- the hda gene encoding DnaA regulatory inactivator Hda is translated as MKPIQLPLGVRLRDDATFINYYPGANAAALGYVERLCEADAGWTESLIYLWGKDGVGRTHLLQAACLRFEQMGEPAVYLPLAELLDRGIGILDNLEQYELVCLDDLQAVAGRADWEEALFHLFNRLRDSGRRLLIAASTSPRELPVKLADLKSRLTLALIFQMRPLSDEDKLRALQLRASRRGLHLTDEVGHFILTRGTRSMSALFELLERLDQASLQAQRKLTIPFLKETLGW